In Campylobacter vicugnae, a genomic segment contains:
- a CDS encoding glycosyltransferase family 2 protein — translation MNILIPAAGAGSRFAKEGYIKPKPFIDVLGKPMIMRVLDNLKVDNAHYIIILQKAYLENEKKLCEQISKDYNVSFVSVESLTEGTACSVLHARELIDNDIPLMIANSDQIIDIDINDYINDCKNRNLDGSILCFIDKEKSPKWSFVKMNNELIVEVKEKEVISDIATVGIYLFSKGSLFVDSAIDMIARNDRVNNEFYTAPAYNYAIKNGAKIGCFLMNFDDMHGIGTPDDLQKYIKFIKG, via the coding sequence TATATCAAGCCAAAGCCTTTTATAGATGTGCTAGGCAAGCCTATGATTATGAGAGTTTTGGATAATTTAAAGGTTGATAATGCACATTATATTATTATATTGCAAAAGGCTTATTTAGAAAATGAAAAAAAACTTTGCGAACAGATATCTAAAGACTACAATGTTAGCTTTGTTAGCGTAGAGTCATTAACCGAAGGGACTGCTTGTTCTGTGCTGCATGCAAGAGAGTTAATAGATAATGATATACCATTAATGATAGCAAATTCAGATCAAATAATAGATATTGATATAAATGATTATATTAATGATTGTAAAAATCGTAATTTAGACGGTTCTATTTTATGTTTTATAGATAAAGAAAAAAGCCCAAAATGGTCTTTTGTAAAAATGAACAATGAGCTAATTGTAGAAGTAAAAGAAAAAGAGGTTATATCTGATATTGCTACAGTTGGAATTTATCTATTTTCTAAAGGAAGTTTATTTGTAGATTCAGCTATAGATATGATTGCTAGAAATGATAGGGTTAATAATGAATTTTATACTGCTCCAGCCTATAATTATGCAATTAAAAATGGAGCAAAAATTGGTTGTTTTTTGATGAATTTTGATGATATGCACGGTATAGGCACTCCAGATGATTTGCAAAAATATATAAAATTTATTAAAGGATAA